One Longimicrobium sp. genomic window, CGCGTCGTCGAAGCCCTTGGCCACGTTGACGGACTCCTGCCCGATCATCCCGTCGGCCACGAACAGGATCTCGTGCGGCTGCAGCGCCTCCTTCAGGCGCCGCAGCTCGTCCATCAGCTCCTCGTCGATCTGCAGCCGGCCGGCGGTGTCGACGATCAGCACGCGGTCGCGCTCGGTCTTCGCCACCTCGAGCGCGCGCTTCGCGATCCCCACCACGTCCTTCGAGCCGGGCTCGGCGTAGACGGGAACGCCCACCTGCTGCCCCAGCGTCTGCAGCTGGTCGACGGCGGCGGGGCGGTAGACGTCGCACGCCACCATGCGCGTCTGGCGCATCTCGCGCTTCATCTTGCGCGCGAGCTTGCCGGCGGTGGTGGTCTTCCCGCTCCCCTGCAGGCCGACGACCATGATCACGGTGGGCGGGATGGGGGCGAGCGCCAGCGGCGCGCGCTTCTCGCCCAGCATGGAGGTCAGCTCCTCGTGAACGATCTTCACGAGCTGCTGGCCGGGGGTCACCGACTTGAGCACCCGCTCGCCGAGCGCCTTCTCCTCCACGCGCTTCATGAAGTCGCGCGTGACCTGGTAGTTGACGTCGGCCTCCAGCAGCACCCGGCGGATCTCGCGGAGTCCCTCGCGGATCATGGGCTCGGTGAGCACCCCGCGCTGGCGGAGGCCGCTGAGCACGCCTTCGAGCTTTTCGCTGAGCTGGTCGAACAAGTCCCGGTGCCCCGAAATGACGAAAAACGCCGCCCGGCAGCGGAGTGCGCTCAGGCGGGAGCAGCAAAGCCTTAGATTATAGCGCGAATGCTGGATTTGGGCAACCGCTGGGGACCACATCCGCCGCACGCCGGGGCGTCCATCGACGGGGGGCATGGGGATGGAGAAGAGGCACGGGATCGCGGCCCGTGCCTCTTCTGCATCACCTCGGGATCCTCGTCACCTGCGGATCTCCGTCACCTCGGATCTCCGTCACCTCCAGATCTCCGTTATACGAAGTCCGGGAATTTGGTTGATGTACCCAGGCCGATCCAACGCTGACGTCATCCTGAGGCCGGCCAGACCGTAACCAGCGTCTGCGCAAGAGCTTGCAGGCCGAAGGATCTATCATCGCGTCAGCACGAGATTCGATTGGACGCGCCAATGCTTCACCCGGACCTGGTATTACCTCCAGATCTTCATCATCTCA contains:
- the ffh gene encoding signal recognition particle protein; translation: MFDQLSEKLEGVLSGLRQRGVLTEPMIREGLREIRRVLLEADVNYQVTRDFMKRVEEKALGERVLKSVTPGQQLVKIVHEELTSMLGEKRAPLALAPIPPTVIMVVGLQGSGKTTTAGKLARKMKREMRQTRMVACDVYRPAAVDQLQTLGQQVGVPVYAEPGSKDVVGIAKRALEVAKTERDRVLIVDTAGRLQIDEELMDELRRLKEALQPHEILFVADGMIGQESVNVAKGFDDALDITGVVLTKMDGDARGGAALSIYGVTHKPLKFLGVGEKLDGLEEFHPDRMAGRILQQGDVVALVEKAQRSFDADEAAKLERKVMGSGRFDLEDFLVALRQFQNLGPLENLLKLIPGVNSKMLKNVKVDPQRFKHVEAIILSMTPQERRRPELLNGQRRARIARGSGRPVSEINQLLAQFKDMQKFMKQMKGLQGMMPKGGMPRLPFGGMPRM